The sequence ACCGGGCTCGGGCACACCAACGAGTCCTACGCGGACCCCGACTTCCGCCAACTGCTCCTCGGCGGACTGGAGTACGCGGCCGGGCAGAAGGACGCCGACTGTGCCCCGAGCGGCGTCCCCGGCGGCACACCCGTCGAGGCCGAGTCCTACACCGACGGGCAGGGCGTGCAGCCCGCCGGGCACGGCGCGGCGAGCGGCGGCCAGACCCTCGGCTTCATCGAGAACGGCGACTGGGCGGGCTACGCGCACGTCCCGGTCGACGGCGCGGCGACCTTCACCGCGAAGGTCTCCTCGGCGGGGGCGGGCGGCACGATCCACGTGCGCGCCGGGGCCCCCGACGGCCCCGAACTCGGCACGGCCGACGTCCCCAACACGGGCTCCTGGGAAACCTTCCAGTCCGTGACGACGCCGCTCACGGCAGGCGGCACCGGCCCGCTCTACCTGAGCTTCACGGGCGGCGCCGGCTCCCTCTTCGACATCGACAGCTTCACGCTGGCCCCGGCGGGGGAAGGGGACTGAGCAGCAACTGAACGGCGACTGAACGGCACGGGGCGGGCGGTCCGGGACACCGGGCCGCCCGCCCCCGCCTCAGCGCAGCGCTGACTCGCCCGTCAGCGCCTGGCCGATCATCAGCGTGTGCATCTCCGCGGTGCCCTCGTACGTGAGGACCGATTCGAGGTTCGCCATGTGGCGCATGACCGGGAATTCGAGCGAGATGCCGTTCGCGCCGAGGATCGTACGGCTCGTGCGGGCGATGTCGAGCGCCTTGTTGACGTTGTTGAGCTTGCCGAGGCTCACCTGCTCGGGGCGCAGCCCCACCGCGTCCTTGCGGCGCCCGAGGTGCAGCGCGAGCAGCGTGCCGTTGGTCAGCTCCACGGCCATGTCCGCGAGTTTGGCCTGCGTGAGCTGGAAGCCCGCGAGCGGCTTCCCGAACTGCTCGCGCTCCTTCGCGTACGACAGGGCGGTACGGAAACAACTGCGCGCCGCGCCCAGGGCGCCCCAGAGAATCCCGTACCGCGCCTCGTTGAGGCACGACAAGGGCCCGCGCAGGCCCGTGACCTCGGGGAGCACCGCGTCGGCGGGCAGCCGCACCCCGTCGAGCAGCAGCTCACTCGTCACCGAGGCGCGCAGCGAACCCTTGTGTTTGATGGGCGGCGCCGAGAACCCGGGGGTGTCCGTCGGCACGACGAAGCCGCGCACGCCCTCCTCCGCCCGCGCCCACACGACGGCGACCGAGGCGACCGAACCGTTGGTGATCCACATCTTGCGCCCGTCGAGCACCCAGTCGCCGCCCGCGCGCCGCGCCCGCGTCCGCATCCCGCCCGGGTCCGAGCCGTGGTCGGGCTCGGTGAGCCCGAAGCAGCCGATCGCCTCGCCCGTCGCCATGCGCGGCAGCCACTCCCGCTTCTGCTCCTCGCTCCCGAAGCGGTGGATCGCGTACATCGCGAGCGAGCCCTGCACGCTCACGAGCGAGCGCAGCCCCGAGTCCGTCGCCTCCAGCTCCAGACACGCGAGCCCGTACTCGACGGCGCTCGTCCCGGCGCAGCCGTAGCCCTCCAGATGCATCCCGAGCAGCCCCAAGGAACCGAGTTCCTTGGCGAGTTCGCGCACGGCGGGCAGCTCGCCGCTCTCGTACCACTCGGCGATGTTCGGCTCCACGGAGGCGTCGCACACCTGCCGCACCGCCTGCCGCACCGCCTTCTCCTCGGGGCTCAGCAGGTCGTCGATCCCGGCGAGGTCCAGCGGGTCGGACTTCGGGGCGGTCCTCTTGCTCATACGTCGTCCTCCTGATCCGGATGCGTGCGTCCGCCATCCTCGCGCGCCGGGCCGCCGCGGGGCAGGCCCCGGAAACGTGGTGCGCGGCACGCTCCGGGTCCGCTACCGTCTTCCCCATGTTCTTCATGACGCCGATCTACGAGTGAGCGCGCGCGGGTACCGCCCGCCCCCCACCCCACCTTCCACACGATCGGAGTTCAGTCATGGCCAAGAGCCGTAACAACCTGCTGGGCGTAGGCGGCCAGCGAGGCCACCTGCCGAAGAACGGCGGCCCCGGTTCCGGCGGCCCGCACGGCGCGGGCGACCGCCAGGCGGCCGAGACCCGCAAGCAGGAACTGGCCCGCCGGATGCGCGAGCGCGTGACGGGAACGGAGCAGGAGACGGCCACGGAGGCATCCGGGGCCGGTACGGACGCCGCCGGGCCCGGTACGGAGCCCTCGGCGGCCGGTACGGACCAGAGCGCCGCCGAGCCGCGCGCCTGACCCCCGCCCCACCCCGCACGCACGCCCGAGGCGCCCCGCACCCTGCGCGGGGCGCCTCGCCGCGTTTCCACCGCGCCTCCCGCTCAGTCCAACTGGCGCGGCAGCCGCAGGCTCGCCGCCGCCATGACCACGACCAGGCCCAGCTGGACGAGGAGGGCCGTGCCGAAGGCGTCGCCCGTGCCGAGGTGCGGGGTCAGGGAGAGGAAGAGGGTGCCGAGGGTCGCGACGCCCAGGGACATGAAGGTCTGCTGCGTCGTCGACATCACGCCGCCGCCGACCCCGGCCCGCTCGGCGGGGACGTCCGCGAGGATCGACCGGAGCAGGACCGGGAGCTGGAGCGACTGGCCGAAGCCGCCGAGGACCATGCCCG comes from Streptomyces sp. Tu6071 and encodes:
- a CDS encoding DUF6243 family protein, whose translation is MAKSRNNLLGVGGQRGHLPKNGGPGSGGPHGAGDRQAAETRKQELARRMRERVTGTEQETATEASGAGTDAAGPGTEPSAAGTDQSAAEPRA
- a CDS encoding acyl-CoA dehydrogenase family protein, whose product is MSKRTAPKSDPLDLAGIDDLLSPEEKAVRQAVRQVCDASVEPNIAEWYESGELPAVRELAKELGSLGLLGMHLEGYGCAGTSAVEYGLACLELEATDSGLRSLVSVQGSLAMYAIHRFGSEEQKREWLPRMATGEAIGCFGLTEPDHGSDPGGMRTRARRAGGDWVLDGRKMWITNGSVASVAVVWARAEEGVRGFVVPTDTPGFSAPPIKHKGSLRASVTSELLLDGVRLPADAVLPEVTGLRGPLSCLNEARYGILWGALGAARSCFRTALSYAKEREQFGKPLAGFQLTQAKLADMAVELTNGTLLALHLGRRKDAVGLRPEQVSLGKLNNVNKALDIARTSRTILGANGISLEFPVMRHMANLESVLTYEGTAEMHTLMIGQALTGESALR